In Ictalurus punctatus breed USDA103 chromosome 3, Coco_2.0, whole genome shotgun sequence, the following are encoded in one genomic region:
- the LOC108261046 gene encoding tubulin beta chain, with protein MREIVHMQAGQCGNQIGAKFWEVISDEHGIDPTGTYHGDSDLQLERINVYYNEATGGKYVPRAVLVDLEPGTMDSVRSGPFGQVFRPDNFVFGQSGAGNNWAKGHYTEGAELVDSVLDVVRKEAESCDCLQGFQLTHSLGGGTGSGMGTLLISKIREEYPDRIMNTFSVVPSPKVSDTVVEPYNATLSVHQLVENTDETYCIDNEALYDICFRTLKLTTPTYGDLNHLVSATMSGVTTCLRFPGQLNADLRKLAVNMVPFPRLHFFMPGFAPLTSRGSQQYRALTVPELTQQMFDAKNMMAACDPRHGRYLTVAAIFRGRMSMKEVDEQMLNVQNKNSSYFVEWIPNNVKTAVCDIPPRGLKMAATFIGNSTAIQELFKRISEQFTAMFRRKAFLHWYTGEGMDEMEFTEAESNMNDLVSEYQQYQDATAEEEGEFEEEEELA; from the exons ATGAGGGAAATCGTTCACATGCAAGCTGGTCAGTGTGGGAATCAAATTGGTGCAAAA TTTTGGGAGGTGATCAGTGATGAACACGGAATCGACCCGACCGGTACCTACCACGGTGACAGCGACCTGCAGCTGGAGCGGATTAACGTGTATTACAACGAAGCCACTG GTGGAAAGTATGTTCCCCGGGCTGTACTGGTGGACTTGGAGCCAGGGACCATGGACTCTGTAAGATCTGGTCCTTTTGGCCAAGTCTTCAGACCAGACAACTTCGTTTTTG GTCAGAGTGGTGCTGGAAACAACTGGGCCAAAGGCCATTATACTGAAGGTGCTGAGCTGGTGGACTCAGTGCTGGATGTTGTGCGTAAGGAGGCTGAGAGCTGTGACTGCCTACAGGGCTTCCAGCTCACTCACTCCTTGGGTGGGGGCACCGGATCGGGCATGGGCACACTGCTCATCAGCAAGATCCGTGAGGAGTATCCCGACCGCATCATGAACACGTTCAGTGTTGTACCATCTCCTAAAGTCTCAGACACTGTGGTGGAGCCCTACAATGCCACTCTGTCTGTGCACCAACTGGTGGAGAACACCGATGAAACGTACTGCATTGATAATGAAGCACTTTATGACATCTGTTTCCGTACTTTAAAGCTCACAACTCCCACTTATGGCGATCTCAACCATCTTGTTTCTGCCACCATGAGTGGTGTAACCACCTGCCTCCGTTTTCCTGGGCAGCTCAATGCTGACCTGCGAAAACTGGCTGTAAATATGGTGCCCTTCCCTCGTCTGCACTTTTTCATGCCTGGTTTTGCCCCACTCACCAGCAGGGGGAGCCAGCAGTACCGTGCGCTCACCGTGCCTGAACTAACACAACAGATGTTTGATGCGAAGAATATGATGGCAGCGTGTGATCCACGTCATGGCCGCTACCTGACCGTGGCTGCTATCTTCCGGGGCCGCATGTCTATGAAAGAGGTGGATGAGCAGATGCTCAatgtgcaaaacaaaaacagcagctaTTTTGTGGAATGGATCCCCAACAATGTCAAAACAGCTGTATGTGACATCCCACCAAGAGGGCTTAAGATGGCTGCCACCTTCATTGGCAACAGCACAGCCATCCAGGAGCTGTTCAAGCGCATCTCGGAGCAGTTCACAGCCATGTTCAGGAGAAAGGCCTTCCTGCATTGGTACACAGGAGAAGGAATGGATGAGATGGAGTTCACTGAGGCAGAGAGCAACATGAATGATCTTGTGTCTGAGTACCAGCAGTACCAGGATGCCACAGCTGAAGAGGAGGGCGAGTttgaggaagaagaggaattGGCATAA